A window from Gossypium raimondii isolate GPD5lz chromosome 7, ASM2569854v1, whole genome shotgun sequence encodes these proteins:
- the LOC105800686 gene encoding exosome complex exonuclease RRP44 homolog A, which translates to MLKSNTFSRKTKAGRIKKEVREIYLRDDIYCGAAACKTCDTSTSRAPLDVASPLLILDTNVLLHQIDLLENSAIDNAVLLSVVLDEVKNKNMAVYNRIRALSTNPLRKFYVFSNQFHKDTFVKRMDGETPNDYNDRAIRVATRWYQTHLGTAATVLLITNDRDNKRTAGEEGISADTIQSYVKSLGQPELLDLLVQPASESEDTVMVEVEDLRPSKRQVVYQEHKPMSEITLGLHRGIYHQGKLRVNRYNPFQAYVGSESIGDEIIIYGRQNMNRAFDGDIVAVELLPQDQWHEEKNLSIADEEDEEEDDVHLAPSSADDAPRTTNLVSDSATDMNSTPSRPSGRVVGIIKRNWHSYCGSLEPMSMPAGTGSFTSALFVSKDHRIPKIRIQTRQLENLLDKRIIVAVDSWDRQSRYPSGHYVRVIGEIGDRDTESEVVLIENDINSRPFSSQVLACLPPLPWSVSSEDVANSIRQDLRSLRVFSVDPPGCKDIDDALHCTALPNGNYEVGVHIADVTNFVHPGTPLDGEASQRGTSVYLVERRIDMLPKPLTEDICSLRADVERLAFSVIWEMTPDAEIISTRFTKSVIKSCAALSYVEAQARMDDSRLMDPLTTDLRNLNALAKIMRQRRIDRGALTLASAEVKFQIDTETHDPLDIGMYQIREANQMVEEFMLAANVSVAKQIRDCFPSCSLLRRHPTPTREMLEPLLCTAAAIGLDLDVSSSKALADSLDHAVRDDPYFNKLIRILATRCMTQAVYFCSGDLSPPEYHHYGLAAPLYTHFTSPIRRYADVIVHRLLAASLGIDKLPPVFQDRSQLTSIADNLNYRHRNAQMASRASVELHTLIYFRKRPTDTEARIVKIRSNGFIVFVPKYGIEGPVYLTGRGEKGSGEWHVDEQQQKIVKMDNSNSNSLSYSVLQSVRIHMEVVEPQPNRPKLQLTLIS; encoded by the exons atgTTGAAGAGCAACACGTTCAGCAGGAAGACCAAGGCCGGCAGAATTAAGAAG GAAGTTAGAGAAATATATCTGAGAGACGACATTTACTGTGGAGCTGCTGCTTGCAAAACGTGTGACACTTCCACGTCACGTGCTCCTTTGGATGTTGCTTCTCCCCTTCTCATTCTTGATACCAATGTCCTTCTTCAtcag aTCGACTTGCTTGAGAACTCTGCCATCGACAATGCGGTGCTGCTATCTGTGGTGCTGGATGAAGTTAAGAACAAGAACATGGCCGTTTACAATAGAATTAGAGCTCTTTCCACCAATCCTCTCCGCAAGTTCTATGTTTTCAGTAACCAGTTCCATAA AGACACATTTGTAAAGCGCATGGATGGTGAAACTCCAAATGATTACAATGACAGAG CAATTCGGGTGGCTACTCGATGGTATCAAACTCATCTTGGTACTGCAGCAACAGTTTTACTTATAACCAATGACAGAGACAATAAGAGGACGGCTGGCGAAGAGGGCATTTCTGCTGACACAA TTCAGTCCTATGTAAAATCATTGGGTCAACCGGAGTTGCTTGACCTGCTTGTTCAACCTGCATCCGAATCTGAAGATACTGTCATGGTAGAAGTTGAAGATTTGAGACCTTCCAAGAGACAAGTTGTTTATCAAGAA cATAAACCCATGTCTGAGATTACGTTGGGCTTGCATCGTGGAATATACCATCAAGGAAAGCTTCGTGTTAATCGTTACAATCCATTTCAAGCATATGTTGGAAGTGAGAGCATAGGTgatgaaataattatatatggaCGTCAAAACATGAACCGAGCTTTTGACGGTGATATAGTAGCTGTAGAACTTCTGCCCCAAGATCAATGGCATGAGGAGAAGAACTTATCCATCGCGGATGAAG AGgatgaggaagaagatgatgttCATTTAGCTCCAAGCAGTGCTGATGATGCCCCTAGAACTACGAATCTGGTATCAGATTCTGCCACTGATATGAACTCCACTCCATCACGGCCATCAGGCCGTGTTGTTGGTATTATAAAGAGGAACTGGCACTC TTATTGTGGGTCTTTGGAACCAATGTCTATGCCTGCTGGGACTGGAAGCTTTACATCTGCCCTATTTGTCTCCAAAGATCATAGAATTCCTAAGATTCGGATCCAAACCCGACAGCTTGAAAATCTTTTGGATAAGAGGATAATTGTGGCAGTTGATTCTTGGGACCGTCAGTCTCGGTATCCTTCTGGTCATTATGTACGAGTCATTGGAGAAATAGGTGATAGAGACACCGAGAGTGAG GTGGTGTTGATCGAGAATGACATAAACTCAAGGCCCTTTTCTTCCCAAGTTTTGGCTTGCCTGCCACCATTACCATGGTCTGTGTCTAGTGAAGATGTGGCAAATTCAATCCGGCAGGATTTACGATCTTTGCGTGTCTTTAGCGTGGATCCACCTG GTTGCAAGGACATTGATGATGCACTACACTGTACAGCTCTTCCTAATGGGAACTATGAAGTTGGAGTTC ACATTGCTGATGTAACAAATTTTGTTCACCCTGGCACCCCGCTAGATGGTGAAGCTTCCCAGAGGGGCACATCTGTCTACCTTGTTGAGCGCCGGATTGACATGCTTCCTAAACCTTTGACAGAAG ATATATGTTCACTTAGGGCTGATGTAGAAAGGCTAGCCTTTTCAGTTATTTGG GAAATGACGCCTGACGCAGAGATTATCTCGACAAGATTCACAAAAAGTGTTATCAAATCTTGTGCTGCTTTGTCTTATGTTGAAGCCCAGGCTAGGATGGATGATAG TCGACTGATGGACCCGTTAACTACAGATTTGAGAAATTTGAATGCTTTGGCTAAG ATAATGAGGCAGAGACGTATCGATAGAGGAGCCTTAACTCTTGCTTCTGCCGAagtcaaatttcaaattgataCTGAGACTCATGATCCTCTTGATATTG GCATGTATCAGATTCGAGAAGCAAACCAAATGGTTGAGGAATTCATGCTTGCTGCCAATGTTTCAGTTGCCAAACAAATCCGTGATTGTTTTCCTTCTTGTTCACTACTAAG gCGGCATCCAACTCCCACCAGAGAAATGCTTGAACCTTTGTTGTGCACTGCTGCTGCCATTGGACTCGACTTGGATGTTTCATCGTCAAAGGCGTTGGCTGATTCCCTTGACCATGCTGTG CGTGATGATCCTTACTTTAATAAGTTGATTCGGATACTGGCAACTAGGTGTATGACTCAG GCTGTTTATTTCTGTAGTGGGGATCTCAGCCCTCCAGAATATCATCATTATGGGCTTGCTGCGCCCCTATATACTCATTTCACTTCTCCTATTAGGAGATATGCAG ATGTGATTGTGCACAGGTTGCTTGCTGCATCTCTAGGGATCGATAAGCTTCCACCAGTTTTCCAGGACAGATCTCAACTAACTAGCATTGCTGata ATCTGAATTATCGACATAGGAATGCCCAAATGGCAAGCAGGGCCTCTGTTGAGCTCCATACTCTCATTTACTTCAGAAAACG GCCCACTGACACAGAAGCCAGAATAGTGAAGATAAGGTCCAACGGGTTCATTGTGTTTGTGCCCAA ATATGGAATAGAAGGCCCGGTGTACTTGACAGGCAGAGGAGAGAAGGGAAGCGGGGAGTGGCATGTGGACGAGCAGCAGCAGAAGATTGTAAAGATGGacaatagtaatagtaatagcCTTTCCTACAGTGTTCTGCAATCAGTGAGGATCCACATGGAGGTTGTGGAACCCCAACCCAACCGCCCTAAACTGCAGCTTACTCTTATTTCCTAG
- the LOC105800678 gene encoding 54S ribosomal protein L19, mitochondrial, with product MSTLKEILTRRPVAATIRLTVPAGGARPAPPVGPALGQYRLNLMAFCKDFNARTQKYKPDTPMSVTITAFKDNTFEFTVKSPSVTWYLKKAAGIESGSSRPGHVVATTLSVRHIYEIAKIKQSDPYCQYMSLESICKSIIGTANTMGIKVVKDLD from the coding sequence ATGTCGACCCTGAAAGAAATCCTAACCCGCCGTCCAGTGGCGGCCACCATCAGGCTGACTGTGCCGGCGGGAGGAGCACGACCCGCACCCCCAGTAGGTCCAGCCCTGGGTCAGTACCGACTTAATCTAATGGCCTTCTGCAAGGACTTCAACGCCCGAACCCAAAAGTACAAGCCAGACACCCCCATGTCTGTCACTATCACCGCCTTCAAAGACAACACCTTTGAGTTCACTGTCAAGTCTCCATCCGTCACCTGGTACTTGAAGAAGGCAGCGGGTATCGAGTCCGGAAGCAGCCGGCCTGGCCACGTGGTCGCCACCACTTTGTCCGTCAGACATATTTACGAGATTGCCAAGATTAAGCAATCCGATCCCTATTGTCAGTACATGTCCCTGGAGAGTATTTGTAAGTCCATTATTGGGACTGCTAATACCATGGGGATTAAGGTGGTGAAGGACTTGGATTAG
- the LOC105800695 gene encoding receptor like protein kinase S.2, protein MAAALECWSSRATTADDDMVEQVLMRSNDRSEDTSSSSSASAKLEAPSAKNKRFQRLSRNVSEAIASLKNSLNLDTSSPRDQLPPPVPSVPSSSSKADVCRKVVWGTVVRNLTQLYPGSQLPEKLVSNIRKHYDSLPLSYAQAGFDMKEVFLHIKLIEQASGDDHPAIFIQQTSDDEVQGCVFKLTFACNSSFSWSAMSGALDSASICCKKIQIFEKKGFTLGIILFLVQSAHDKFFKSHVESALKSALRKPKTTTVKLPFGLCGCQEESTKGRDFGEIEEEPSEQTHRKGIENPNTRIQLPMPLPSSSFVVLVDEWQTIQSGADEIGKWLLNSDSLEFIDQIAPNSFKGIYKGKRVGIEKLKGCDKGNSYEFELRKDLLELMTCGHRNILQFYGVCVDENNGLCVVTKLTEGGSVHDLMLKNKKLQIKEIMRIAADVAEGIKFMNDHGVAYKDLNTQRILLDKHGNACLADMGIVTACKSVSEAMEYETDGYRWLAPEIIAGDPENVMETWMSNSYSFGMVIWEMVTGEAAYSACSPVQAAVGIAACGLRPDIPKDCPQILKSLMTKCWNGCPSKRPQFSEILSLLLRTSYR, encoded by the exons ATGGCTGCAGCCCTCGAGTGCTGGTCCAGCCGAGCCACCACCGCCGATGACGACATGGTCGAGCAGGTTTTGATGCGCTCCAACGACCGATCCGAGGAcacctcctcctcctcctctgcTTCTGCCAAACTTGAAGCCCCGTCCGCCAAGAACAAACGGTTCCAGAGGTTGAGCAGGAACGTCTCTGAGGCCATTGCCTCTCTCAAGAACTCTCTCAATCTCGACACTTCCTCCCCACGTGATCAGCTTCCTCCTCCTGTTCCTTCTGTCCCTTCATCTTCCTCCAAGGCCGACGTTTGCCGGAAAGTGGTCTGGGGTACCGTTGTACGGAACTTGACTCAGCTTTACCCTGGAAGCCAGTTGCCTGAGAAGCTTGTCTCCAATATCCGCAAGCATTATGATTCCTTGCCTCTCAG TTATGCACAGGCGGGATTTGATATGAAAGAAGTATTTCTACATATAAAATTGATAGAGCAGGCATCAGGGGATGATCACCCTGCTATATTTATTCAGCAAACATCTGATGATGAGGTACAAGGTTGCGTGTTTAAGCTCACATTTGCTTGTAATTCTTCCTTTTCTTGGTCTGCCATGTCTGGTGCTCTTGATTCTGCTTCCATCTGTTGCAAGAAGATACAGATATTTGAGAAGAAAGGGTTCACCCTTGGAATTATTCTCTTCTTGGTTCAATCCGCCCACGACAAGTTTTTTAAATCCCATGTCGAGAGTGCCCTTAAATCTGCTCTTCGGAAGCCCAAGACGACCACTGTTAAACTACCATTTGGACTTTGTGGATGTCAGGAGGAGAGTACTAAAGGGAGAGACTTTGGGGAAATTGAGGAAGAACCAAGTGAGCAAACTCACAGAAAAGGGATTGAAAATCCAAATACCAGGATTCAGCTTCCAATGCCTCTGCCCTCTTCATCGTTTGTCGTATTGGTTGATGAATGGCAAACCATTCAATCAGGGGCAGACGAGATTGGGAAATGGCTATTGAACTCCGACAGTCTTGAGTTTATTGATCAGATTGCACCCAACTCTTTTAAAGGCATCTACAAGGGTAAACGTGTTGGAATCGAAAAGCTTAAAGGATGTGACAAGGGGAATTCTTACGAGTTTGAACTTCGAAAAGATCTCTTAGAGCTTATGACTTGTGGGCATAGGAACATTTTGCAATTCTATGGTGTTTGTGTCGATGAGAATAATGGTTTGTGCGTTGTGACCAAGTTGACGGAAGGTGGATCAGTCCATGATTTGATGCTGAAGAACAAGAAGCTTCAGATTAAGGAGATAATGAGGATTGCTGCTGATGTAGCAGAAGGAATCAAGTTTATGAATGATCATGGTGTTGCATACAAAGACCTTAACACACAGAGGATTCTGCTAGATAAGCATGGTAATGCATGCTTGGCGGACATGGGTATAGTCACTGCTTGCAAGAGTGTTAGTGAAGCAATGGAGTATGAAACCGATGGCTACCGTTGGCTTGCTCCTGAG ATCATTGCTGGGGACCCAGAGAATGTTATGGAGACATGGATGAGTAATTCCTATAGTTTTGGGATGGTAATTTGGGAGATGGTGACAGGTGAGGCAGCCTATTCTGCATGTTCACCAGTGCAAGCAGCGGTAGGAATAGCTGCGTGTGGTCTAAGGCCTGATATCCCTAAGGACTGCCCACAAATCCTCAAATCTCTGATGACCAAGTGCTGGAATGGTTGCCCGTCAAAGCGACCGCaattttctgaaattttatCTCTGTTGTTGCGGACCAGCTACAGGTAA